From the Carya illinoinensis cultivar Pawnee chromosome 4, C.illinoinensisPawnee_v1, whole genome shotgun sequence genome, one window contains:
- the LOC122307049 gene encoding receptor-like protein kinase FERONIA: MASALSKLRKQFCFSGAIEEKSGKTRPSSLPGELCRHFSLDEIKTATHDFTKELIVSEGPFGILYKGFIDKVKSRPVAIRRLKKSNISWQGEEMYRTETLLLCQIRHVHLIPFIGYCTDEGETILVYDFMANKMLRDHLYDTDKAPLLWKQRLQICIGAARGLHYLHTGLKYTVIHSNVKTTNILLNEKWVAKLSDFGLSKQVLTNIKSGNLIVDTEDTRGPLDFGLSEQISSNTTASYNDLGCYTTTVSGTLGYLHPEYGYLDPEYAMSRLLTAKSDVYSFGVVLLEVLCARKPLDFTLKEEQIYLVDWARECNENGSMGKIIDPYLKGKIAPECFKLCVEVAMTCLQHQGIQRPTMVDVMEKLELALELQEKADSEGEKMISAGSDIMEDLSTN; encoded by the coding sequence ATGGCTAGTGCTCTTTCGAAACTGAGGAAGCAATTTTGTTTTTCAGGAGCTATCGAAGAGAAGTCAGGAAAGACAAGACCCTCATCCCTGCCCGGCGAACTATGCCGCCACTTTTCTCTAGATGAAATCAAAACAGCAACCCACGACTTCACTAAAGAATTGATTGTCAGTGAGGGTCCCTTTGGCATACTATATAAGGGTTTCATTGACAAGGTTAAATCCCGGCCTGTGGCGATAAGGCGCTTGAAGAAGAGTAATATTTCATGGCAAGGTGAAGAAATGTACAGGACTGAGACTCTATTGCTCTGTCAAATTCGCCATGTCCACCTCATTCCCTTCATCGGATACTGCACAGATGAGGGTGAGACGATCCTCGTCTACGACTTCATGGCCAACAAAATGCTCCGCGACCACCTCTACGACACCGACAAGGCCCCCCTTCTGTGGAAACAGAGGCTCCAGATTTGCATCGGAGCGGCGCGTGGCTTGCACTACCTACATACGGGGTTGAAGTACACAGTTATCCACAGTAACGTGAAGACGACCAATATTCTCTTGAACGAGAAATGGGTAGCCAAGCTTTCAGATTTCGGACTGTCCAAACAGGTTTTGACTAACATTAAGTCCGGCAACCTCATCGTGGACACGGAGGATACGAGGGGACCTTTGGATTTTGGATTGTCCGAACAGATTTCGAGTAACACTACGGCTAGTTACAACGACTTAGGTTGTTACACTACGACGGTATCGGGTACGTTGGGATATTTGCATCCGGAATACGGATATTTGGATCCGGAATACGCTATGAGCCGACTACTGACAGCAAAATCCGATGTATATTCCTTCGGCGTGGTGCTCTTGGAAGTATTATGTGCCCGAAAACCACTGGATTTTACACTGAAGGAGGAGCAAATTTATTTGGTCGACTGGGCCCGAGAATGCAACGAGAATGGGAGCATGGGAAAAATCATAGATCCCTATCTGAAGGGGAAGATAGCTCCAGAATGCTTCAAGCTGTGCGTGGAGGTAGCGATGACTTGCTTGCAACATCAGGGGATCCAACGGCCTACGATGGTAGATGTGATGGAAAAGCTCGAACTTGCACTGGAGCTGCAAGAGAAGGCGGATTCGGAGGGGGAGAAGATGATCAGTGCTGGGAGTGACATAATGGAAGATTTGTCCACAAATTGA
- the LOC122307486 gene encoding uncharacterized protein LOC122307486: protein MEKKVGIGVVIRDEDGEFLVAVEGQKLNVDQPIVAEAYALWKAIDVCRELRLVKVLFEGDAQVVVNAVNSATEDLSFYGSLIEDMKMLLKQRTEWTVQYTHRTNNEAAHLLAKESLSIQIDFAWFEDIPDCIQRIVESESLCNHQ, encoded by the coding sequence ATGGAAAAGAAGGTGGGTATAGGGGTTGTAATTAGAGATGAAGATGGGGAGTTTTTAGTGGCTGTGGAAGGACAGAAGCTCAATGTTGATCAACCTATTGTAGCAGAGGCTTATGCTTTGTGGAAGGCTATAGATGTGTGCAGAGAACTTCGCCTGGTTAAGGTGCTGTTTGAAGGGGATGCTCAAGTGGTTGTTAATGCAGTTAACTCGGCAACTGAAGATCTTTCCTTCTATGGTAGCTTAATCGAAGACATGAAAATGTTACTGAAGCAAAGGACTGAGTGGACAGTACAGTATACTCACAGAACTAACAATGAAGCCGCCCATTTATTAGCAAAGGAAAGCTTATCTATACAGATTGATTTCGCTTGGTTCGAAGATATACCTGATTGTATTCAAAGAATTGTAGAAAGTGAGAGTTTATGTAATCACCAGTGA